Proteins encoded together in one Cicer arietinum cultivar CDC Frontier isolate Library 1 chromosome 4, Cicar.CDCFrontier_v2.0, whole genome shotgun sequence window:
- the LOC101508349 gene encoding threonine dehydratase biosynthetic, chloroplastic — translation MAHRFSTINSHPPLLLHHHHHDSLPKMLCTTVQANARLKPFIVVAVSKSAEIASIPSPTPIDPLSISLPSPPSLRKVSPGSLQYPPGLVGAVPDRSHFNIEDDDVAGAMDYLTKILSSKVYDVANESPLELAEKLSQRLGVNIWLKREDMQTVFSFKIRGAYNMMAKLPKEVLQKGVICSSAGNHAQGVALSAKRLKCNAVIVMPVTTPDIKWKSVERMGATVVLIGDSYDEAQAYAKKRAKEEGRTFVPPFDHPDVIAGQGTVGMEIWRHMQRPIHAIFVPVGGGGLIAGIAAFMKRVSPQVKIIGVEPTDANGMALSLHHGERVILDQVGGFADGVAVKEIGEETFRLCKGLVDGVVLVSRDAICASIKDMFEEKRSILEPAGALALAGAEAYCKYYGIKGENVVAITSGANMNFDKLRIVTELANVGRKQEALMLTFLPEEPGSFKQFCRLVGQMNITEFKYRYTSSDKAVVLYSVGVHTPKELRQMQQRIESSMLETHNLSESDLTKDHLRYMIGGRLDIQNEVICRFTIPERPGALMKFLDTFSPRWNISLFHYRAQGESGANVLVGIQVPANEMDEFHNRANKLGYDYKVVNKDPVFQLFMH, via the exons ATGGCACATCGATTCTCCACCATCAATTCTCACCCACCACTGCTCCTCCACCATCACCACCATGACTCTCTCCCCAAAATGTTGTGCACCACCGTTCAAGCAAACGCTCGTCTCAAGCCATTTATCGTTGTTGCTGTCTCCAAATCCGCAGAGATAGCTTCTATTCCTTCTCCTACTCCAATTGATCCGTTGTCGATTTCTCTTCCTTCTCCTCCTTCTTTGAGAAAGGTTTCACCTGGTTCACTTCAGTATCCACCTGGTTTAGTCGGAGCTGTTCCCGACCGATCACATTTCAatattgaagatgatgacgTAGCCGGTGCTATGGATTATTTGACCAAGATACTCTCATCCAAAGTCTATGATGTCGCTAATGAGTCTCCTCTTGAATTGGCAGAAAAGCTATCACAAAGACTTGGTGTTAACATTTGGCTCAAGCGTGAGGATATGCAAACT GTCTTCTCATTTAAGATTCGTGGAGCTTATAATATGATGGCTAAACTTCCAAAGGAAGTTTTGCAGAAAGGGGTTATATGCTCTTCTGCTGGAAATCATGCTCAAGGAGTTGCCTTGTCTGCCAAGAGATTGAAATGCAATGCCGTTATTGTTATGCCCGTTACCACTCCGGACATCAAg TGGAAATCTGTGGAGAGGATGGGTGCTACTGTTGTTCTTATCGGAGATTCGTATGATGAAGCACAAGCATATGCTAAGAAGCGCGCAAAAGAGGAGGGTCGTACGTTTGTACCTCCTTTTGATCATCCCGATGTTATCGCGGGTCAGGGAACTGTTGGTATGGAAATTTGGCGTCATATGCAGAGGCCCATTCATGCAATCTTCGTCCCTGTGGGTGGTGGTGGTCTCATCGCTGGTATTGCTGCTTTCATGAAGAGGGTTTCTCCACAG GTAAAGATTATTGGAGTGGAACCCACGGATGCAAATGGAATGGCTTTATCACTTCATCATGGTGAGAGAGTGATTTTGGACCAGGTTGGAGGATTTGCAGATGGCGTGGCTGTTAAAGAGATTGGTGAAGAAACTTTTCGCTTGTGCAAAGGGTTGGTAGATGGCGTTGTTCTTGTAAGTCGTGATGCAATTTGTGCATCGATTAAG GACATGTTTGAGGAAAAAAGGAGCATATTAGAACCAGCAGGCGCTCTTGCTCTTGCTGGAGCTGAGGCATACTGCAAGTATTATGGGATCAAAGGGGAAAATGTTGTAGCAATAACCTCTGGAGCAAACATGAATTTTGATAAACTTAGAATTGTTACTGAACTTGCTAATGTTGGTCGTAAACAAGAAGCTCTTATGTTAACTTTCCTACCAGAGGAGCCTGGAAGTTTCAAACAGTTTTGTCGATTG GTGGGACAGATGAATATCACAGAATTCAAATACAGATACACTTCCAGTGACAAAGCTGTTGTCCTTTACAG TGTTGGGGTTCACACGCCCAAAGAACTACGACAAATGCAGCAAAGAATAGAATCATCTATGCTTGAAACTCACAATCTCTCAGAAAGTGACTTGACGAAAGATCATTTGCGTTACATG ATTGGAGGTCGATTAGATATCCAGAACGAGGTTATTTGCCGTTTTACCATTCCAGAGAGACCTGGtgctttgatgaaatttttggaTACCTTTAGTCCACGTTGGAATATTAGTTTATTCCATTACCGTGCACAG GGTGAATCTGGAGCAAATGTACTAGTTGGAATACAGGTTCCAGCTAACGAGATGGATGAATTTCACAATCGTGCCAACAAACTTGGATATGACTATAAAGTGGTGAATAAGGACCCTGTCTTCCAACTTTTCATGCATTGA